Proteins from one Corvus cornix cornix isolate S_Up_H32 chromosome 19, ASM73873v5, whole genome shotgun sequence genomic window:
- the HIC1 gene encoding hypermethylated in cancer 1 protein — MRVHRDLSWLAEATGRPGRRARSGMLDAMEVPSHSRQLLLQLNTQRTKGFLCDVIIVVQNALFRAHKNILAASSAYLKSLVVHDNLLNLDHEMVSPGIFRLILDFIYTGRLAECEPGSEQSLGAVLAAASYLQIPGLVALCKKKLKRSGKYCHLRGGYAPYKLGRGLRAATPVIQACYSGTPRPVDLPPVEPATPLNTQCGELYASAAQGAPLHPHGLCPPERHCSPPCGLDLSKKSPTGPSAQLLPTDRLLPSEPREPSLPPRHDSPPVSAGLLASHAAAYKDSPPGGEPGGHPHAPDPFRSTPPCTEPPLPRADGRELMYRWMKHEPLGPYLDEGEAEKELDREEKAESPPAAPQPRYPSVESNDLEPDNSTSEETGSSEGPSPGDALDRYCNHLGYEPESLGDNLYVCIPCGKGFPSSEQLNAHVEAHNEEELYHKAAAEQAVPFLDKGGPGLGDILRPYRCSSCDKSYKDPATLRQHEKTHWLTRPYPCTICGKKFTQRGTMTRHMRSHLGLKPFACDACGMRFTRQYRLTEHMRIHSGEKPYECQVCGGKFAQQRNLISHMKMHAAGPDGKAKLDFPDSVYAMARLTADQLGLKQEKAAELLSHTSHFLSDPKAMESLYPLAKFTAEHLGLSQDKAAEVLAQAPHLHAEAARTIERYSPP; from the exons ATGAGAGTTCACCGAGACCTCAGCTGGTTGGCGGAGGCCACCGGACGCCcag GGCGGCGGGCGAGGAGCGGGATGCTGGACGCCATGGAGGTGCCGAGCCACTCgcggcagctgctgctgcagctgaacacGCAGCGCACCAAGGGCTTCCTGTGCGACGTGATCATCGTGGTGCAGAACGCGCTTTTCCGTGCGCACAAGAACATCCTGGCCGCCAGCAGCGCCTACCTCAAGTCGCTGGTGGTCCACGACAACCTGCTCAACCTGGACCATGAGATGGTGAGCCCCGGCATCTTCCGCCTCATCCTTGACTTCATCTACACCGGCCGCCTGGCCGAGTGCGAGCCGGGCAGCGAGCAGAGCCTGGGCGCCGTGCTGGCCGCCGCCAGCTACCTCCAGATCCCCGGCTTGGTGGCCCTTTGCAAGAAGAAGTTGAAGCGCAGCGGCAAGTACTGCCACCTGCGCGGGGGCTACGCGCCCTACAAGCTGGGCCGTGGGCTGCGGGCCGCCACGCCGGTCATCCAGGCTTGCTACTCGGGGACACCACGGCCCGTGGACCTGCCACCCGTGGAGCCGGCGACGCCGCTCAACACGCAGTGCGGGGAGCTGTACGCCTCGGCCGCCCAGGGTGCCCCGCTGCACCCCCACGGGCTGTGCCCACCCGAGCGCCACTGCTCGCCGCCCTGCGGCCTCGACCTCTCCAAGAAGAGCCCCACCggcccctctgcccagctcctgcccaccgACCGCCTGCTGCCCAGCGAGCCCCGCGAGCCCTCGCTGCCCCCACGGCATGACAGCCCCCCCGTCAGCGCCGGCCTCCTGGCCAGCCACGCCGCTGCCTACAAGGACTCCCCGCCGGGCGGTGAGCCGGGAGGGCACCCCCACGCCCCTGACCCCTTCCGCAGCACGCCACCCTGCACCGAGCCCCCGCTGCCCCGTGCTGATGGGCGTGAGCTGATGTACCGCTGGATGAAGCACGAGCCCCTGGGCCCCTACCTGGACGAGGGCgaggcagagaaggagctggaTAGGGAGGAGAAGGCCGAATCGCCGCCTGCGGCACCGCAGCCCCGCTACCCCAGCGTGGAGAGCAATGACCTGGAACCTGATAACAGCACGAGCGAGGAGACGGGCAGCAGTGAGGGCCCCTCGCCCGGCGACGCGCTGGACCGCTACTGCAACCACCTGGGCTACGAGCCGGAGAGCCTGGGTGACAACCTGTACGTCTGCATCCCCTGTGGCAAGGGCTTCCCCAGCTCCGAGCAGCTCAACGCCCACGTGGAGGCCCACAACGAAGAGGAGCTCTATCACAAGGCGGCGGCCGAGCAGGCCGTGCCCTTCCTGGACAAAGGTGGCCCAGGGCTGGGTGACATCTTGCGGCCTTACCGCTGCTCCTCCTGCGACAAGTCCTACAAGGACCCGGCCACGCTGCGGCAGCACGAGAAGACGCACTGGCTGACGCGCCCCTACCCCTGCACCATCTGCGGCAAGAAGTTCACCCAGCGCGGCACCATGACCCGCCACATGCGCAGCCACCTCGGCCTGAAGCCCTTTGCCTGCGACGCCTGCGGGATGCGCTTCACCCGCCAGTACCGCCTGACCGAGCACATGCGGATCCACTCGGGCGAGAAGCCCTACGAGTGCCAGGTGTGCGGCGGGAAGTTCGCCCAGCAGCGCAACCTCATCAGCCACATGAAGATGCACGCGGCCGGCCCCGACGGCAAAGCCAAGCTGGACTTCCCCGACAGCGTCTATGCCATGGCCCGTCTCACCGCCGACCAGCTGGGGCTCAAGCAGGAGAAGGCGGCCGAGCTGCTCTCCCACACCTCGCACTTCCTCAGCGACCCCAAGGCCATGGAGAGCCTCTACCCCCTGGCCAAGTTCACGGCGGAGCACCTGGGGCTGAGTCAGGACAAGGCGGCCGAGGTGCTGGCGCAGGCTCCGCACCTCCACGCCGAGGCTGCCCGGACCATAGAGCGATACTCGCCCCCCTAG